One window of Apteryx mantelli isolate bAptMan1 chromosome 8, bAptMan1.hap1, whole genome shotgun sequence genomic DNA carries:
- the CDC7 gene encoding cell division cycle 7-related protein kinase isoform X1, whose amino-acid sequence METVLKSHCDEQHPHEAEDFHRKHEQNNKLSGIKKDIEKLYEAVPQLVNVFKIKEKIGEGTFSSVYLATAQLQTGYEEKMALKHLIPTSHPLRIAAELQCLTVAGGQDNVMGVKYCFRKNDHVVIVMPYLEHESFLDILNSLSFEEVREYMFNLFKALRRIHHFGIVHRDVKPSNFLYNRRLKEYALVDFGLAQGTPDTKIELLKTAQSEGQQGSCLQNNPTVALGNRVSVSVTAPKQIAQQSASKASDKRSSSLSKIQIKQGGGGKEDSVHRSVQRSVFGERNFNVSSSTYQENSSTKLIKQSKMIDVSSRKLVTKKKIISTKTVSNGVARKAASGCPSNLTCDCYATDRVCSICLSRRQQVAPRAGTPGFRAPEVLTKCPTQTTAIDMWSAGIVFLSLLSGRYPFYKASDDLTALAQIMTVRGSKETIQAAKTFGKSVLCTQDVPAQNLRTLCEKLRGTNSSYTRSRGDTHTNSVNDLALPVDKQHAPKTRGKEIQHLQSCQEGDGALEIKATDMKGWDQVPDDAYDLLDKLLDLNPATRITAKEALLHPFFKDMRL is encoded by the exons ATGGAGACAGTGTTAAAGTCCCATTGTGATGAACAGCACCCTCATGAGGCTGAAGACTTCCATAGGAAGCATGAGCAGAACAACAAGCTTTCAG GAATAAAAAAAGATATTGAAAAACTTTATGAAGCAGTGCCACAGCTTGTAAATGTGTTCAAAATCAAGGAAAAAATTGGAGAAG GTACTTTTAGTTCTGTTTACTTGGCCACAGCACAGCTACAAACAGGATATGAGGAAAAGATGGCTCTGAAACACTTGATTCCAACCAGCCACCCTCTGCGAATTGCTGCTGAACTTCAGTGCCTCACAGTAGCAGG GGGACAGGATAATGTTATGGGAGTTAAATATTGCTTTAGGAAAAATGATCATGTGGTTATTGTTATGCCATATCTGGAACATGAATCCTTCTTG GACATTTTGAATTCTCTTTCCTTTGAAGAAGTGAGAGAATACATGTTTAATCTGTTTAAAGCATTGAGGCGCATTCATCACTTTGGTATTGTTCACCGTGACGTCAAGCCCAGTAACTTCCTCTACAACAGGCGGCTAAAAGA GTATGCCTTGGTAGATTTTGGCTTGGCACAAGGAACCCCTGATACAAAAATTGAACTTCTCAAAACTGCCCAGTCTGAAGGCCAGCAGGGAAGTTGCTTGCAAAATAATCCCACTGTAGCCTTGGGAAATAGGGTTTCTGTCAGTGTCACAGCACCTAAACAGATAGCTCAACAGTCAGCCTCGAAAGCATCTGATAAAAGGTCCAGCTCACTTTCAAAAATACAGATTaaacaaggaggaggaggaaag GAGGATTCTGTGCACCGTTCTGTCCAGCGCTCTGTCTTTGGAGAGAGGAATTTCAATGTCTCTAGTTCCACATACCAGGAGAACTCCAGTACAAAA CTTATAAAGCAATCGAAGATGATAGATGTTTCATCTAGGAAGTTAGTAACCAAGAAAAAGATTATTTCTACCAAAACAGTAAGCAATGGGGTAGCCAGAAAAGCTGCCAGTGGCTGTCCATCGAACCTGACCTGTGATTGTTATGCAACAGATAGAGTTTGCAGCATTTGCCTTTCAAG GCGTCAGCAAGTTGCTCCAAGGGCAGGAACACCTGGATTCAGAGCACCAGAAGTATTAACAAAGTGCCCCACTCAGACGACAG CAATTGACATGTGGTCTGCAGGAATCGTATTCCTTTCTCTGCTCAGTGGACGGTATCCATTTTACAAAGCAAGTGATGATTTAACTGCTTTGGCACAAATAATGACAGTTCGTGGATCCAAAGAAACCATTCAGGCTGCTAAAACTTTTG gtaaaTCAGTTCTGTGTACCCAAGATGTCCCAGCACAAAATTTAAGAACCCTCTGTGAGAAGCTGAGAGGAACAAACAGCAGCTATACCAGATCCAGGGGTGATACACACACCAATTCTGTAAATGACCTAGCTTTGCCAGTTGACAAACAGCATGCTCCCAAGACACGCGGAAAAGAAATTCAGCACTTACAGAGCTGTCAGGAAGGTGATGGTGCTTTGGAAATTAAGGCAACAGACATGAAAGGATGGGATCAGGTTCCTGATGACGCATATGACCTACTTGATAAGTTACTAGACTTAAACCCTGCAACAAGAATAACTGCGAAAGAGGCTTTGCTGCatcctttttttaaagatatgagACTTTGA
- the CDC7 gene encoding cell division cycle 7-related protein kinase isoform X2: METVLKSHCDEQHPHEAEDFHRKHEQNNKLSGIKKDIEKLYEAVPQLVNVFKIKEKIGEGTFSSVYLATAQLQTGYEEKMALKHLIPTSHPLRIAAELQCLTVAGGQDNVMGVKYCFRKNDHVVIVMPYLEHESFLDILNSLSFEEVREYMFNLFKALRRIHHFGIVHRDVKPSNFLYNRRLKEYALVDFGLAQGTPDTKIELLKTAQSEGQQGSCLQNNPTVALGNRVSVSVTAPKQIAQQSASKASDKRSSSLSKIQIKQGGGGKEDSVHRSVQRSVFGERNFNVSSSTYQENSSTKLIKQSKMIDVSSRKLVTKKKIISTKTVSNGVARKAASGCPSNLTCDCYATDRVCSICLSRRQQVAPRAGTPGFRAPEVLTKCPTQTTGKSVLCTQDVPAQNLRTLCEKLRGTNSSYTRSRGDTHTNSVNDLALPVDKQHAPKTRGKEIQHLQSCQEGDGALEIKATDMKGWDQVPDDAYDLLDKLLDLNPATRITAKEALLHPFFKDMRL; encoded by the exons ATGGAGACAGTGTTAAAGTCCCATTGTGATGAACAGCACCCTCATGAGGCTGAAGACTTCCATAGGAAGCATGAGCAGAACAACAAGCTTTCAG GAATAAAAAAAGATATTGAAAAACTTTATGAAGCAGTGCCACAGCTTGTAAATGTGTTCAAAATCAAGGAAAAAATTGGAGAAG GTACTTTTAGTTCTGTTTACTTGGCCACAGCACAGCTACAAACAGGATATGAGGAAAAGATGGCTCTGAAACACTTGATTCCAACCAGCCACCCTCTGCGAATTGCTGCTGAACTTCAGTGCCTCACAGTAGCAGG GGGACAGGATAATGTTATGGGAGTTAAATATTGCTTTAGGAAAAATGATCATGTGGTTATTGTTATGCCATATCTGGAACATGAATCCTTCTTG GACATTTTGAATTCTCTTTCCTTTGAAGAAGTGAGAGAATACATGTTTAATCTGTTTAAAGCATTGAGGCGCATTCATCACTTTGGTATTGTTCACCGTGACGTCAAGCCCAGTAACTTCCTCTACAACAGGCGGCTAAAAGA GTATGCCTTGGTAGATTTTGGCTTGGCACAAGGAACCCCTGATACAAAAATTGAACTTCTCAAAACTGCCCAGTCTGAAGGCCAGCAGGGAAGTTGCTTGCAAAATAATCCCACTGTAGCCTTGGGAAATAGGGTTTCTGTCAGTGTCACAGCACCTAAACAGATAGCTCAACAGTCAGCCTCGAAAGCATCTGATAAAAGGTCCAGCTCACTTTCAAAAATACAGATTaaacaaggaggaggaggaaag GAGGATTCTGTGCACCGTTCTGTCCAGCGCTCTGTCTTTGGAGAGAGGAATTTCAATGTCTCTAGTTCCACATACCAGGAGAACTCCAGTACAAAA CTTATAAAGCAATCGAAGATGATAGATGTTTCATCTAGGAAGTTAGTAACCAAGAAAAAGATTATTTCTACCAAAACAGTAAGCAATGGGGTAGCCAGAAAAGCTGCCAGTGGCTGTCCATCGAACCTGACCTGTGATTGTTATGCAACAGATAGAGTTTGCAGCATTTGCCTTTCAAG GCGTCAGCAAGTTGCTCCAAGGGCAGGAACACCTGGATTCAGAGCACCAGAAGTATTAACAAAGTGCCCCACTCAGACGACAG gtaaaTCAGTTCTGTGTACCCAAGATGTCCCAGCACAAAATTTAAGAACCCTCTGTGAGAAGCTGAGAGGAACAAACAGCAGCTATACCAGATCCAGGGGTGATACACACACCAATTCTGTAAATGACCTAGCTTTGCCAGTTGACAAACAGCATGCTCCCAAGACACGCGGAAAAGAAATTCAGCACTTACAGAGCTGTCAGGAAGGTGATGGTGCTTTGGAAATTAAGGCAACAGACATGAAAGGATGGGATCAGGTTCCTGATGACGCATATGACCTACTTGATAAGTTACTAGACTTAAACCCTGCAACAAGAATAACTGCGAAAGAGGCTTTGCTGCatcctttttttaaagatatgagACTTTGA
- the CDC7 gene encoding cell division cycle 7-related protein kinase isoform X3: protein METVLKSHCDEQHPHEAEDFHRKHEQNNKLSGIKKDIEKLYEAVPQLVNVFKIKEKIGEGTFSSVYLATAQLQTGYEEKMALKHLIPTSHPLRIAAELQCLTVAGGQDNVMGVKYCFRKNDHVVIVMPYLEHESFLEDSVHRSVQRSVFGERNFNVSSSTYQENSSTKLIKQSKMIDVSSRKLVTKKKIISTKTVSNGVARKAASGCPSNLTCDCYATDRVCSICLSRRQQVAPRAGTPGFRAPEVLTKCPTQTTAIDMWSAGIVFLSLLSGRYPFYKASDDLTALAQIMTVRGSKETIQAAKTFGKSVLCTQDVPAQNLRTLCEKLRGTNSSYTRSRGDTHTNSVNDLALPVDKQHAPKTRGKEIQHLQSCQEGDGALEIKATDMKGWDQVPDDAYDLLDKLLDLNPATRITAKEALLHPFFKDMRL, encoded by the exons ATGGAGACAGTGTTAAAGTCCCATTGTGATGAACAGCACCCTCATGAGGCTGAAGACTTCCATAGGAAGCATGAGCAGAACAACAAGCTTTCAG GAATAAAAAAAGATATTGAAAAACTTTATGAAGCAGTGCCACAGCTTGTAAATGTGTTCAAAATCAAGGAAAAAATTGGAGAAG GTACTTTTAGTTCTGTTTACTTGGCCACAGCACAGCTACAAACAGGATATGAGGAAAAGATGGCTCTGAAACACTTGATTCCAACCAGCCACCCTCTGCGAATTGCTGCTGAACTTCAGTGCCTCACAGTAGCAGG GGGACAGGATAATGTTATGGGAGTTAAATATTGCTTTAGGAAAAATGATCATGTGGTTATTGTTATGCCATATCTGGAACATGAATCCTTCTTG GAGGATTCTGTGCACCGTTCTGTCCAGCGCTCTGTCTTTGGAGAGAGGAATTTCAATGTCTCTAGTTCCACATACCAGGAGAACTCCAGTACAAAA CTTATAAAGCAATCGAAGATGATAGATGTTTCATCTAGGAAGTTAGTAACCAAGAAAAAGATTATTTCTACCAAAACAGTAAGCAATGGGGTAGCCAGAAAAGCTGCCAGTGGCTGTCCATCGAACCTGACCTGTGATTGTTATGCAACAGATAGAGTTTGCAGCATTTGCCTTTCAAG GCGTCAGCAAGTTGCTCCAAGGGCAGGAACACCTGGATTCAGAGCACCAGAAGTATTAACAAAGTGCCCCACTCAGACGACAG CAATTGACATGTGGTCTGCAGGAATCGTATTCCTTTCTCTGCTCAGTGGACGGTATCCATTTTACAAAGCAAGTGATGATTTAACTGCTTTGGCACAAATAATGACAGTTCGTGGATCCAAAGAAACCATTCAGGCTGCTAAAACTTTTG gtaaaTCAGTTCTGTGTACCCAAGATGTCCCAGCACAAAATTTAAGAACCCTCTGTGAGAAGCTGAGAGGAACAAACAGCAGCTATACCAGATCCAGGGGTGATACACACACCAATTCTGTAAATGACCTAGCTTTGCCAGTTGACAAACAGCATGCTCCCAAGACACGCGGAAAAGAAATTCAGCACTTACAGAGCTGTCAGGAAGGTGATGGTGCTTTGGAAATTAAGGCAACAGACATGAAAGGATGGGATCAGGTTCCTGATGACGCATATGACCTACTTGATAAGTTACTAGACTTAAACCCTGCAACAAGAATAACTGCGAAAGAGGCTTTGCTGCatcctttttttaaagatatgagACTTTGA